In the Geobacter sp. FeAm09 genome, one interval contains:
- a CDS encoding sigma-54-dependent Fis family transcriptional regulator, producing MKLEELDLRELLSFNPEGGAIELLGERALFFSAFALGLLRKELIESVGMFAARGILTRFGYANGWRTAMNIQATMPETWAESKGYAAAKFHSLTGMNKVVHNLRSDGKDGKPLIDSTWSECYEAEQHLLHIGQSDEPVCWTEAAFASGFLSYAEGREVIFVEDKCRARGDATCHVTARFKESWGPEIEPYLIYYRTGATPALLKELSDKLRCTENKLKKRQKQLAFLEGSDDSSQLVMARSETMRTTVEIARRAARVDSSVLVTGESGVGKERMARAIHDQSGRATRPFVAVNCGALTETLLESELFGHAKGSFTGADRDRQGLFEAAAGGTLFLDEIGEVSPAMQVKLLRALQEREVRRVGENKSRPVNVRIVAATNRNLTDEITAGRFRQDLYYRLRVIELQVPPLRERHEDILPLARFFLNKTTHGQGRTITGFTPNAADQLLRYDWPGNVRELQNAVEYAVVMCQDSQIDTDDLPCELRAMSLKPVLTGKTIRPLEEIQRDYILGVLRVVGDNKAQAASELNIGLATLYRKLKEYEEQDVA from the coding sequence ATGAAACTTGAAGAATTAGACTTGCGCGAACTGCTCTCCTTCAATCCCGAAGGTGGGGCCATCGAGCTTTTGGGAGAGCGGGCGCTGTTTTTCAGTGCCTTTGCCCTGGGGCTGCTCCGCAAGGAACTGATCGAAAGCGTGGGTATGTTCGCCGCACGCGGCATCCTCACCCGCTTCGGCTATGCCAACGGCTGGCGCACGGCCATGAACATCCAGGCGACCATGCCCGAGACCTGGGCGGAGTCGAAGGGCTACGCCGCGGCCAAGTTCCATTCCCTGACCGGCATGAACAAGGTCGTGCACAACCTGCGCAGTGACGGGAAGGACGGCAAGCCGCTCATCGACTCCACCTGGAGCGAGTGCTACGAGGCGGAGCAGCACCTGCTGCACATCGGCCAGTCCGACGAACCGGTCTGCTGGACCGAGGCGGCCTTTGCCAGCGGTTTTCTCTCGTACGCCGAGGGGCGGGAGGTTATCTTCGTCGAGGACAAATGCCGCGCCAGGGGGGACGCCACCTGCCACGTCACGGCGCGCTTCAAGGAGAGTTGGGGGCCGGAGATCGAGCCCTATCTGATCTATTACCGGACCGGCGCCACCCCGGCGCTGCTGAAGGAGTTGAGCGACAAGCTCCGCTGCACGGAAAACAAACTGAAAAAGCGGCAGAAGCAGTTGGCCTTCCTGGAGGGGTCCGACGACTCCTCGCAACTGGTCATGGCCCGCAGCGAGACCATGCGCACCACGGTGGAGATCGCCCGGCGGGCCGCCCGGGTGGATTCCTCGGTGCTGGTGACCGGCGAGAGCGGCGTGGGCAAGGAGCGCATGGCCCGCGCCATCCACGACCAGTCCGGCCGCGCCACCCGCCCCTTCGTGGCCGTAAACTGCGGCGCCCTCACCGAGACCCTCCTGGAGAGCGAACTGTTCGGCCACGCCAAGGGCTCCTTCACCGGCGCGGACCGGGACCGGCAGGGGCTCTTCGAGGCGGCCGCCGGGGGGACCCTCTTCCTGGACGAGATCGGCGAGGTGTCGCCGGCCATGCAGGTCAAGCTGCTGCGCGCCCTGCAGGAGCGCGAGGTGCGGCGGGTGGGCGAGAACAAGTCCCGCCCCGTCAACGTGCGGATCGTGGCGGCCACCAACCGCAACCTGACGGACGAGATCACCGCCGGCCGCTTCCGCCAGGACCTGTACTACCGCCTGCGGGTGATCGAGTTGCAGGTCCCCCCCCTGCGGGAACGCCACGAGGACATCCTCCCCCTGGCCCGCTTCTTTCTCAACAAGACCACCCACGGCCAGGGGCGCACCATCACCGGGTTCACCCCCAACGCCGCCGACCAGTTGCTCCGCTACGACTGGCCGGGCAACGTGCGGGAGTTGCAGAACGCCGTGGAGTACGCCGTGGTCATGTGCCAGGACAGCCAGATCGACACGGACGACCTGCCGTGCGAGTTGCGGGCCATGTCGCTGAAACCGGTGCTGACCGGGAAAACCATCCGCCCCCTGGAGGAGATCCAGCGTGACTATATCCTGGGCGTCCTGCGGGTGGTGGGAGACAACAAGGCCCAGGCCGCCAGCGAGCTGAACATCGGCCTGGCCACGCTCTACCGCAAACTCAAGGAGTACGAGGAGCAGGACGTGGCCTGA
- a CDS encoding CcdB family protein, with protein sequence MAQFDVYMNPDPETKRTVPYLLDVQTDLLDNLATRVVAPLISLTSMGKAAEHLNPQFSIQRTDVIMSSAELVGIMADRLGEKVCSLSEHRNEIVAALIFLIAGL encoded by the coding sequence ATGGCCCAGTTCGATGTGTACATGAATCCCGATCCCGAAACCAAGCGTACGGTCCCCTATCTGCTCGACGTGCAGACCGACCTGCTGGACAACCTGGCAACACGGGTGGTTGCCCCCCTCATCTCCCTTACCTCCATGGGCAAGGCCGCCGAACATCTGAACCCCCAGTTCTCCATCCAACGAACCGATGTGATCATGTCGAGCGCCGAGTTGGTCGGCATCATGGCCGACCGCCTGGGCGAGAAGGTCTGCTCCCTCAGCGAGCATCGAAACGAGATAGTCGCCGCCCTCATTTTTTTGATTGCCGGATTGTGA
- a CDS encoding type II toxin-antitoxin system CcdA family antitoxin: MQPDFFDASAPKKPTNVSINADLLQQAKERHINLSRALELRLVEILRDEKRRDWQEENREALDEYNRRVATGGVFNDGLRQF, translated from the coding sequence ATGCAACCTGATTTTTTTGACGCCAGCGCACCCAAAAAACCCACCAACGTCAGCATCAACGCAGACCTTCTCCAACAGGCCAAAGAACGCCACATCAACCTCTCCCGAGCATTGGAGCTGCGCTTGGTGGAGATATTGCGCGACGAGAAACGGCGGGACTGGCAGGAGGAGAACCGGGAGGCGCTGGACGAATATAATCGCCGCGTCGCGACCGGCGGCGTGTTCAACGACGGATTGCGGCAATTCTGA